From a region of the Janthinobacterium sp. 61 genome:
- a CDS encoding heavy metal translocating P-type ATPase — MNAVLKPSACFHCGLPVPFGSHWHVTIDELPRAMCCPGCEAVAQTIVDIGQSAYYRDRDEYAVNAADATMVPPELRLYSNDDAQFARDASSCEATLSVEGIRCAACVWLIERQLTRLPGVQAASLNVATERLYVRWSRAQCEPGDILQAVRQVGYTAYPYDAVRHGERLQKASKTLGRQLFVAGLSMMQVMMYVAPAYLAAEDGTLDDSMASLMRWASLLLTLPAICYSAMPFFQGAWASLRARTLGMDVPVALGILAAFFGSVVATFTGRGEVYYDSATMFIFLLLCSRYFELQARRKAASALERLQHALPASASLMAGFPEHRATTLVPAGTLDVGDIILVKPGEAIAADSVIIEGTSALDLSLLTGESAAQRRKTGEQVPGGAINASAALILRVLKPARESTLSDLLKLIERAGSGKPQIAQWADKVAAWFVLGLLLFAVAVFAFWSWHDASRAWPVAIAVLVVSCPCALSLATPTALAAATDSLLRRGVLIVQPHVLETLHRATHIVFDKTGTLTLGRPVLQQIEGLGSMTEDACLQVAAALEAGSAHPLAQAILSAAEGLSRQQPRAHAENLQEVQGQGLEGIVDGVRYRLGNAAFVAAIAGPPLGDTAVGVQGMTPLYLGAQGHWLTRFLLSDALRPEAREVVDYFHKRGKQVVLLSGDQEALTQSVAAQLGIATACGECLPDEKLDFVQQLQATGAVVAMVGDGINDAAVLSAADVSFAMGSGAALAQAHADTVLLSSQLNSVLDTAITAARSMRIIRENLGWATLYNLTAIPAAALGFLNPWLSGVGMAASSAVVIANALRLRKA, encoded by the coding sequence TGCCACGCGCCATGTGCTGCCCCGGCTGCGAAGCGGTGGCGCAAACCATCGTCGACATCGGCCAAAGCGCCTACTACCGCGACCGCGACGAATACGCCGTCAACGCGGCCGACGCCACCATGGTGCCGCCCGAATTGCGTCTGTACAGCAATGACGACGCACAGTTCGCGCGCGACGCCAGCAGCTGCGAGGCGACACTCTCCGTCGAAGGCATCCGCTGCGCCGCCTGCGTCTGGTTGATCGAACGTCAGCTAACGCGCCTGCCCGGCGTGCAGGCCGCCAGCCTGAACGTCGCCACGGAGCGCCTGTACGTGCGCTGGAGCCGCGCGCAGTGCGAGCCGGGCGACATCCTGCAAGCCGTGCGGCAAGTGGGCTACACGGCTTATCCGTATGACGCCGTGCGCCATGGCGAGCGCCTGCAAAAAGCCAGCAAGACCCTGGGCCGCCAGCTGTTCGTGGCGGGCCTGTCGATGATGCAGGTGATGATGTACGTGGCACCCGCCTACCTGGCCGCCGAGGATGGCACCCTGGACGACAGTATGGCCAGCCTGATGCGCTGGGCCAGCCTGCTGCTCACCTTACCGGCCATCTGCTATTCAGCCATGCCCTTCTTCCAGGGCGCCTGGGCCAGCCTGCGCGCGCGCACCCTGGGCATGGACGTGCCCGTCGCGCTGGGCATCCTGGCGGCCTTCTTCGGCAGCGTGGTGGCGACCTTTACGGGCCGCGGCGAAGTGTATTACGACTCGGCCACGATGTTCATCTTCCTGCTGCTGTGCAGCCGCTATTTCGAATTGCAGGCGCGCCGCAAGGCCGCCTCGGCGCTGGAACGGCTGCAGCATGCCTTGCCTGCCTCGGCCTCGCTGATGGCGGGCTTTCCAGAGCACCGCGCCACCACCCTGGTGCCGGCAGGCACGCTGGACGTGGGCGACATCATCCTCGTGAAACCGGGCGAGGCGATCGCCGCCGACAGCGTCATCATCGAAGGCACGAGCGCGCTCGATTTATCTCTGCTGACGGGCGAGAGCGCTGCCCAGCGCCGCAAGACGGGGGAACAGGTGCCGGGCGGGGCCATCAACGCCAGCGCGGCGCTGATATTGCGCGTGCTCAAACCGGCGCGCGAAAGCACCCTGTCCGACCTGTTAAAACTCATCGAGCGGGCCGGTAGCGGCAAGCCGCAGATCGCGCAGTGGGCCGATAAAGTGGCGGCCTGGTTCGTGCTGGGCCTGCTGCTGTTTGCCGTCGCCGTGTTCGCCTTCTGGAGCTGGCACGATGCGTCGCGGGCCTGGCCCGTGGCTATCGCCGTGCTGGTCGTGTCGTGCCCGTGCGCCTTGTCCCTGGCCACGCCGACGGCGCTGGCGGCCGCGACGGACAGCCTGCTGCGACGCGGCGTGCTCATCGTCCAGCCGCATGTGCTGGAAACCTTGCACCGCGCCACCCACATCGTCTTCGACAAGACGGGCACCTTGACGCTGGGCCGGCCTGTGCTGCAGCAAATCGAGGGCCTGGGCAGCATGACGGAAGACGCTTGCCTGCAAGTGGCCGCCGCGCTGGAAGCGGGCAGCGCTCATCCGCTGGCGCAGGCGATCCTCAGCGCCGCCGAAGGGTTGTCAAGACAGCAGCCGCGCGCGCATGCGGAAAATTTGCAGGAAGTGCAGGGCCAGGGTCTCGAAGGCATCGTCGACGGCGTGCGCTACCGCCTGGGCAATGCGGCCTTTGTGGCCGCCATCGCCGGGCCGCCGCTGGGCGACACGGCCGTCGGCGTGCAGGGCATGACGCCGCTCTACCTGGGCGCGCAGGGACACTGGCTCACGCGCTTTTTGCTCAGCGATGCGCTGCGCCCGGAGGCGCGCGAAGTGGTCGATTATTTCCATAAGCGCGGCAAGCAAGTCGTGCTGCTGAGCGGCGACCAGGAAGCGCTGACGCAAAGCGTGGCGGCGCAACTGGGCATCGCCACGGCTTGCGGCGAATGCCTGCCCGATGAAAAGCTCGATTTCGTGCAGCAACTGCAGGCGACGGGCGCCGTGGTGGCGATGGTGGGCGACGGCATCAACGACGCCGCCGTGCTGAGCGCGGCCGATGTCTCGTTTGCCATGGGTTCCGGCGCCGCGCTGGCGCAGGCGCATGCGGACACGGTGCTGCTCTCAAGCCAGTTGAATTCAGTGCTCGACACGGCAATAACGGCCGCGCGCAGCATGCGCATCATCCGCGAAAACCTGGGCTGGGCCACCCTGTACAATCTGACGGCCATCCCGGCCGCCGCGCTGGGTTTCCTGAACCCCTGGCTGTCCGGCGTCGGCATGGCTGCCAGCTCGGCGGTCGTCATCGCCAACGCCCTGCGCCTGCGGAAAGCCTGA
- the ccoS gene encoding cbb3-type cytochrome oxidase assembly protein CcoS, translated as MEALYLLIPLSVVVVFIALWVYFTASDSGQFDDLVGPGLRVLQDDDMPAKPAPDEPHA; from the coding sequence ATGGAAGCACTCTACCTCCTCATCCCCTTAAGCGTCGTGGTCGTCTTCATCGCCCTGTGGGTGTATTTCACGGCCTCCGACAGCGGCCAGTTCGACGACCTCGTCGGACCGGGCCTGCGCGTGCTGCAGGACGACGATATGCCGGCCAAGCCGGCTCCCGACGAACCGCACGCCTGA
- the ccoN gene encoding cytochrome-c oxidase, cbb3-type subunit I, with product MDQSLNYNYKIVKQFAVATVVWGIIGMLVGVIIAAQLAWPALNLDIPWLTYGRLRPLHTNAVIFAFGICGLFATSYYVVQRTCQVRLFSDKLAAFTFWGWQAVILCAVVSLPMGLTRGKEYAELEWPIAILIAVVWIAYAIVFFGTLIKRKVKHIYVANWFFGAYILAVTILHVVNGAVMPASFTKSYSAYAGVQDAMIQWWYGHNAVGFILTAGYLGMVYYFIPKQAERPVYSYRLSIVHFWALIFTYMWAGPHHLHYTALPDWTQSIGMVFSLVLLAPSWGGMINGIMTLSGAWHKLRTDPILKFMIVSLSFYGIATFEGPMMSIKTINSLSHYTDWTVAHVHAGALGWVGFITMGSIYYLLPRLAGRTQMHSTRLVDVHFWVATIGIVLYIAAMWIAGVMQGLMWRAVNPDGTLTYTFVESVKATYPYYVVRVAGGLLYLSGMCIMGYNTWMTLRGSKLPVARIPELNAAHA from the coding sequence GTGGATCAATCGCTGAACTATAACTACAAGATCGTGAAGCAATTCGCGGTCGCTACTGTGGTATGGGGCATCATCGGCATGCTGGTTGGCGTTATCATCGCCGCTCAGCTAGCCTGGCCTGCCCTGAACCTCGACATACCATGGCTGACATACGGACGTTTGCGTCCGCTGCACACGAATGCGGTGATTTTCGCCTTCGGCATCTGCGGCCTGTTCGCCACCTCGTACTACGTTGTACAACGCACCTGCCAGGTGCGCCTGTTTTCCGACAAGCTGGCCGCCTTCACGTTCTGGGGCTGGCAAGCAGTGATCCTGTGCGCCGTCGTCAGCCTGCCCATGGGCCTGACGCGCGGCAAAGAATACGCCGAACTGGAATGGCCTATCGCCATCCTCATCGCCGTCGTCTGGATCGCCTACGCCATCGTGTTCTTCGGCACCTTGATCAAGCGCAAGGTCAAGCACATCTACGTGGCCAACTGGTTCTTCGGCGCCTACATCCTGGCCGTGACGATTTTGCACGTGGTCAATGGCGCCGTCATGCCAGCCTCGTTCACCAAGTCGTACTCCGCCTATGCGGGCGTGCAGGACGCCATGATCCAGTGGTGGTACGGCCATAACGCGGTGGGTTTCATCCTGACCGCCGGCTACCTGGGCATGGTCTACTACTTCATCCCGAAACAGGCAGAGCGCCCCGTGTACTCGTACCGCCTGTCCATCGTCCACTTCTGGGCGCTGATCTTCACTTACATGTGGGCGGGCCCGCATCACCTGCACTACACGGCATTGCCTGACTGGACGCAATCGATCGGCATGGTCTTCTCGCTGGTCCTGCTGGCACCAAGCTGGGGCGGCATGATCAACGGCATCATGACCCTGTCGGGCGCCTGGCACAAGCTGCGCACCGATCCGATCCTGAAATTCATGATCGTCTCGCTGTCGTTCTACGGCATCGCCACCTTCGAAGGTCCGATGATGTCGATCAAGACCATCAACTCGCTGTCGCACTACACCGACTGGACCGTTGCCCACGTACATGCGGGCGCCCTGGGCTGGGTGGGCTTCATCACCATGGGTTCGATCTACTATCTGCTGCCACGCCTGGCGGGCCGCACGCAGATGCACAGCACGCGCCTGGTTGACGTGCACTTCTGGGTAGCCACCATCGGCATCGTGCTGTACATCGCCGCAATGTGGATCGCCGGCGTGATGCAGGGCCTGATGTGGCGTGCGGTCAATCCGGACGGCACCCTGACCTACACCTTTGTCGAGAGCGTGAAAGCAACGTATCCGTACTACGTGGTGCGCGTGGCCGGTGGCCTGCTGTACCTGTCGGGTATGTGCATCATGGGCTACAACACCTGGATGACCTTGCGCGGCAGCAAACTCCCCGTCGCCCGCATTCCAGAACTGAACGCGGCGCACGCCTGA
- the ccoO gene encoding cytochrome-c oxidase, cbb3-type subunit II, translating to MKFSHAWIERNPWLLIALVTVVISIGGAVEIVPLFFQKSTTEPVAGLKPYSPLRLAGRDIYVREGCYNCHSQMVRPLRAETERYGHYSVAGEFVYDRPFQWGSKRTGPDLARVGARYSDEWHRTHLNNPRDVVPESNMPAYPWLAKTKLVPDDIMPKMRALKRLGQPYSDAEIAAGPAQLQDKTEEDALVAYLQGLGTLIKTRN from the coding sequence ATGAAATTTTCACATGCATGGATTGAGAGAAACCCCTGGCTGCTGATCGCCCTGGTCACTGTGGTGATCAGCATCGGCGGCGCTGTCGAGATCGTTCCCCTGTTCTTCCAGAAGAGCACGACGGAGCCGGTCGCCGGCCTGAAGCCGTATTCGCCGCTGCGCCTGGCGGGCCGCGACATTTACGTGCGCGAAGGCTGCTACAACTGCCACTCGCAGATGGTACGTCCGCTGCGCGCGGAAACGGAACGCTATGGCCACTATTCGGTCGCTGGCGAGTTCGTGTACGACCGTCCGTTCCAGTGGGGTTCCAAGCGCACGGGGCCGGACCTGGCCCGCGTGGGCGCCCGCTACAGCGATGAATGGCACCGCACGCACTTGAACAACCCGCGCGACGTGGTGCCCGAGTCGAACATGCCGGCCTACCCATGGCTGGCGAAGACCAAGCTGGTGCCTGACGACATCATGCCGAAGATGCGCGCCCTGAAACGCCTGGGCCAGCCGTACAGCGATGCGGAAATCGCCGCCGGCCCGGCACAGCTGCAGGACAAGACGGAAGAAGACGCCCTGGTCGCCTATCTGCAAGGCCTCGGTACATTAATCAAAACAAGGAATTAG
- a CDS encoding cbb3-type cytochrome c oxidase subunit 3, which yields MAIENLFDSASSVMTVVSFTTFVGILWWTFSRSNSDFDAAARLPFDDEALDYPAAPVSMPVPAQGERNHG from the coding sequence ATGGCAATCGAAAACCTGTTTGACAGCGCCAGCAGCGTCATGACGGTGGTTTCCTTTACGACGTTCGTAGGCATCCTGTGGTGGACTTTCAGCCGCAGCAATAGCGACTTCGACGCGGCGGCGCGCCTGCCGTTCGACGACGAGGCGCTCGACTATCCGGCAGCGCCGGTATCCATGCCTGTGCCGGCACAAGGGGAGCGCAACCATGGCTGA